The Micropterus dolomieu isolate WLL.071019.BEF.003 ecotype Adirondacks linkage group LG11, ASM2129224v1, whole genome shotgun sequence genomic interval AGTAATTAACGTTAGCTTATTGCTAACCGCTTTGCTATGTTGTTAGCTTACTAATCGACGGATGACCGTTATTCATTTTTGAAGGAAACGTCATTGTCAGACAAAATACTGCATTTCCGGTAGTACCGATGGTAGCATGGATGACTGGCGGCTATTCAGTTGCAAGTTAACGTTAGCAGTTTGTTTGCAGATTGTACAGAGCGAAGTCATGGGTCTCACCAAGCTAGCTAACAGCATGGCTAACAGGAACCTGTTGTCCTTAGGCACTGAAGTTAGCTTCCGATTCGGCAGTTAAGGGTAAAGTGAAGGGGAACTCTGgtccagataaaaaaaacactatgcCTAGAGCTGTCAAATTACGTTAGATCATATAAATCGCCCTTTTTTATGTTCACAAATAGAAAAAAGGTTTCACATATCTGATACTTCAACGTTAGACTCTCTAGGACATTGTAGTCCAGATTTGACAGCTCTAGGTGTCTATCTAGCTCATAGTGGTTTTTGATCTGAACTAGACTTTCCCTTCACTTTCCCATTAACTGCCGAATTGGAAGCAAACTTAAGCGTCATTGTCCTTAGCTACCATTTAGCTATGCTTATCAACTGATTGGCATCTGATGAATAAGATAATGTAGTTAAACTGCTGATAAGAAGTGACTAATCCCCTTCTGTAACAGATGCTACAATAATAGGTCAGTGACAACTCCAAAGAGGCCAAACATTTGCAACAGCCAGAACAACTACATAATTATTCACAAACAACTAGGGATATGACAAACATATACATATTAGGCTAACATTATAGGTGTGTGACACGTACTTATAATTTGCAgcaagagcaacagaggagagATCCCTCTTCCTTGATGgacagacatgcaatagatGTCGTTGGTACAACGCTGACCAACATAGCTGATATAGATAAATAGCAAACATatatgaagaaaaaaaggagtTTTTACTCCCAAATAACAGCAGCCATGTCACAAAAATCACCAAAACTAATGAAGTAGGATAGAATTATGACAAGACCATGCCaggtaatatacagtattttagtTGTGCAAGGCAATTACATAATGCTATATGCGGCAAGGTGCAAGATTGTCCTTGGATATTAAAATAGAATTATATGTACACTGAATACTCTAAATGTAAACACAGGAACAAGTCTGCTATGCAGTCATCTAGAGTTAAGAGGCTGCATAAAATGTAGAAAGGTCATTGTGATATGattgtgaataaataaaataaaacatttacaaatccAAATGAACACTCGTCTTTGTTATGAACCTGAGGCTTAAATGACTCCCTGTCCCAACACAGAGAAGAGTCATTATATAAAGTGATGGCAGctggcaggaatgacttcctgcgGCGTTCCTTGTCACAAAAGAGCTGAATAAGTTTCCTGCTGTAAGTGCTCTGCTGTTTGACCAACGGGTTGTGGAGAGTGTTTGAGACATTTTCTAAGAAGGATAACAGTTTTTGCAGCATGTTCCTCTCCACTAATCGCTCCAGAGGCTGTTTGATTTCCCCACACACAGCTCTGTTAAAATGGCACAAGAGGACAGTAACAGTGAGTCTCTTTGTTTTGTGATTCGGTTCACAGAGGGTGGTGGCATCTCCTCAGGTGCCAGCAGATGAAGATATGACTCAGTCTGTCGGACAAACTTCAGTAAACCAACTGGGAGCTCAAGGTCATAGCCGAGCAAGTCTGGACCAGAGGCGGCCCAGACTGGAAACGGATAGCTGGGAGATTCAGCAGCCGTGGGGACACTCTTTGCAGCCAGGCATGTATATTGAATAAAATTTCACTCTAACTGCTACTTTTTATGTTGAACAAGATTATGTGATTTAGAACAAAGTGTCTTTGTGtcaaaaaataaactgtaacGGTGTTTATTGAATGATATAAAATTGAAAAATATCACACTGGATCTTATGATAATGGGAAGTTGAAGGCAGTGATAGTTTGCATAGATTAAATTTGTAGGATTTATGCATCAGTTGTAAACCTATTTACGGTGCCTGtctaacatttaacattttctgtATCATCAGAATTTCAGGACAGTAACTTGTCTCCTTCCCTTCCCCTGTTGCCTCTCCACTCTGGAGTGGAACACATCTTCCCTGAATATTCTTTATTTCATCAAAGTGACAGTGAATTTGCCCCTTTAaggtaaaaacaaatcaatcaaaGTCAGTTATTGGTTCTGTGGGATTAGTTTTCTACAACTTCTCATTTCAATGTTTGTCTTTggcttattttgtttatttacttttttaaagggCGTACCCTGACATTTCCATGGCATCAGAGAGGTTTTACTTTCCACCCCAGGATCGCACTACTCCGGTCTCAGAGGGTGGTTCACTGTCCCAGCACCCTTTGGCTCAGGCAACCATCTTCTTGGAAGAAGGAGTGAACAGCTGCTGTTCTCTGTCCCAGCACAGTTTGTCACCAGGGGAGGAAGGCAAACGAAAGGAAACTGTTCCCTCCCCACTAAAtgccaacacagacagacagggagtaCCATCCAGAGATGGTATAAATAGCAGAGAGAAGGACTTAGGGACACTAAGTGACCCTCCAGACAAGCCAGTAGGAGAGGCTGCTGAAGATGAGACATTCTTTCTGAGTAAGGACATTCCTGCCCAGCATCTTCTGGAGCGCCTTCAGAAAGATATTGGCATgccaagcagcagcagcagcagcagtgctgtTTCCTCTGCCTCTGAAATCTCTGTGAAGAATGCTGCATCTTTTGCAGAAGAGTCTAAACGCACTGAAGTTTGCAAACCAGGCATTGACCAAAGAATGGTTAGAAGAGAAGGTCCTCCAGGTGAAGACTCTCTTCCCCAACAGCAGACACAACAACCTGACAGAGATTTATACCCTGACAAATCACGAACATTGTCATCTGAGGTCTGTAACATCACCATGGGATCCCGCAGCACTAAACCAGATGACCGTAGTGAAGTGTTGCATAGAGAGCTGCTGTCTGAGGTAGAGAGGAGCACCAGCTGTGAAGCTGAATCTAAAAACCAACAGCGGAAAAGTCCTACACTGCCTGTTCAGTCTTTAACACCGTATCCCACAGAGACGTCTGAAGGCAAGCCAAGTGTGAATAGAGCAAATCTTGTGCCATGGACAGGGCCGTTTTCTGCAGGTGTTATACGGGGTCACAGAGAGCAAGACCTCTGGTCCTCAGGGAACCAAACAGGGATTGATGGGTCCTACCTAGGTTTCCTTCCACAGTCTCAGTCCACTCCAGGAGTTTTTAAGGCCCCACCCAAATCCAGTGTCAAGGCTAAATTAGGGCAACTTTCTGCCATAGAATCCAATAAAGAGAATTCGTATCAGTCAAATATAGGGGTCTCTCCACAGCCAACTGTTCCTGCGGCTGATGTCCATAGCTCGGACACAGCAAATCAGTGCCAAGAGGAAGCTGCCTCTGCAAAAGTCCAGTCTCTCCCAAGTCTCAACTATATGCAGAAAGTAGACGCTTGGAGGGCAAACCAGAGTTCAAGCAAGACGTCACTATTTGATAGCTTGGCACTGCAAGGATTTACTGGCATCTCTCCTAAAAAGAAAGCTTATGATGCCGTATCTGACTCCCTGAATCGCATACTGAGTCAGCAGGCGAGGAGTTTACAACAGCCTCCTGTTTCAAGTGCTGCCGTTCAGAATGTCTCACAGAGCTCCTCCACGGTTCCCTCTTCTTCAAGAAGAGGGGAGGCGGTGGGCAGTGCACCCTGTGACAAAGATAACACTGGGTCTGCATCAAGACCATCTGCCTCACCATTTGGCAGGTCACAGTCTCACTCGTCTCTTATCACGGTTGTCATGTCGGCCCAGAAAGATcagcacacagagagacatgcaGAAAAGGAGAAGAGTCAGACTCAGAACAATGGCCACCATCAGCCAAGCGCCACAGTTCAGTCCTCGCCTCTCGTGAGCCTTGGTCAGTTCAGCGATGTGTCACTTGATCGAGATTTTACACTCTCAAGTTCCCAAGATAGTTATAACAGTGGAATTAAATTAGGAACTTCAATTGGAGCTTCTTCTGTTGTCAGCCTAGAGGTCGATAACTATGTCCCATACTGGACTTCAAAACAATCAACACCGCCACCACTGCCCAGGCCTAGAGAGCTCAACATTGAAGAACGAATTCCGGTAATTGAAAAACTGAGAATCATGTAAACAAGCAAAGCATTTCTTTAGAATATTATTGGAACTATGTTTAGGACTAGAAGAGTATGTATAATTGTTATTGCAGATTCATTTTCAGCAGATAATAAAGATTTAGCAGTTAATTTTATTCAGCATGCACAATGTATTAGAAAAGAACACTAAAATGTACGTTTAGACTTGTATTCCTGATTGTGATCggttctgtatttgtttttttgcagttgTATCTCCATAACTTGGGAATTGACCAGTCCCCCTCAACAATCTTAACTCCATTTGCACCGAGAGGGCCAATCAGAGAGCCTGAATTCTCTCCCACTGACCTCTGTACAATTAAAGGATCTATTGGAACCCCAACCAAGAGCACCCAGCCCTCTGAAGGTACCTTAAAACTGATGTTCTAAACAGAAAATATAGCTGATACCTGAAGAGTATTTTCAATAGGCTATAAAAATCTGTCCTGAACCAATTTACACCAACATATCATAAAACAAGgtatgtaaaagtttaaaggCTAAATGTCTTCCTGTGTTGTTGATCATACAGATAtagataggtaggtaggtaggtacatttattgtcacaatataacaggttatataatgaaattaagctttgttaactcccttctgctacataacagacagtatacatatacagtacatacagaagGTACAAAAGGTTATAACATATTGTACGCCAAATGTAAAGCCATGTTTTATCTACTGTTCTTTGAAGAAGAATAtgagtgtttgtatgttttaattttgaccacTATGTAGGCATTTTTTCccaaacaattattaaaattttttaatttccTCACCAGACAAGACAAGAGGTGACTTTTAGAAAACACTTAAAGACACATCTTTGTAGACAAACATTAATTAGCAATAAGGTTTTGCAGTTTGAACAGGTTTTGTGTAATTAGAAGAAATTTGCATTCTTCAGATTTCTGTGGTATTTTATGGtctatgtactgtgtgtgtgttttatttgttttttaaactttaaagcactttgtgacccctCTTCACTGTGAAGgctgctttataaataaagtttacttacttaaTTCTCCACTTAAAAGATGAATGGATAGTTTTTATCAACTGCTAATTGGTAATGACTGTATTTTCAGGTGGCAGTCCCCATAAAGGAGAGTTTTCCAGGTCCAGCATTCTGTCAGTGGACTCCAGTATATCCATACCATTCAGCCTAGACAGTCTTGGTCCAGCTGCATGTATCCCAGAGAGGACCAGGTGGGCTTCTCCTTTATCAGATACAGAAGCTATACAGAGTGAACGCAAACTGGCACCCTCCTCCCAGCCTGATGAAGACGCTTACCCCTCCACACTGCAGATCAACCAGCAGCAGAGGCTCAGCAGCTTAACCAGCAGCAAGAATACCAAGCAGCTAGGAGACAGGTTTGACTCTGGCCTCTTGTTAGCTACCAAGGCTAGATCTGGTGATAGAGACATGGAGTCACCCTTGCAAACAATCCGTAATATGGAGGACAGCGCAGAAGCTTCTTTTGTAAGCTCCAAGGTCTTGTTGGAGATACGTAAACTACTCTCTCAGGCAGAGAACGTGGCATCTGCTGGGTCTTCATTGACTTTCTCAGCTGACACTGCAGTACCCCGTATTCTCTCTGATGATGACATATTCCTCTCACTGAGGAGGAAAACCAGTGGAATCCaggactcctcctcctctgctacTGGAGATCCCAGAACTCAATCCTCTCTGCTGTGGGCCAGGTCCTCGTCCGACTCCATGTTGACCTCAGAGAAACGGAGAGAACGCTCTATTGATCGAGAGAGTCTGACTTCATCAGGGCAACCGAATTATCCATCCATGCAAGCTCTTGTTACTGCACCGGCTACAGGTGCACACAGTAGGCCACAAGATAGCACTGTTAGTAAAGGTGCAGGGTCGTCACTTGTCCTCTCCCAGTCAGCCCGGCGGACAGAGCCTGAGGGCTGCAGTGCTGCTCCCCCTGACAACGCTGTCCCTCCACAGCCACCAGTCATCAAGCCTTCACCAGCTTTGAGCACACAACAGCTCACCTCTACTCCTACAGACATAGCGGgtgtcacagaggaggagaaacagaCTACTCAGGAAGGTCCTATACAGAGTAGCTCCTCCTCACCCATCCTCGAGGACACCGATCAGGGAGTGTTGAGTGACGGGAGCAGTGACAGCTCGCTGGCAGTCAGAGTGGCCAAGTTACTGCAGAGTGAATCTCCGGCCACCATGGTGTCCAGTACTCCCAGCATCACCGACCAAGAGGAGAGCAAAGCCAGAGGTAAGAGGATTCACATGTTAAAACAGTACACCCTAATCTTGAGTGATAAGTTTACATGGTGAAATGCGATTAAAACTTCCAAATAAACCTTTCAAACAACTCCTGCAACATAACTATCTTCCTTGTGGTCCACCCTTGTGCTAAGACAGCCTACACACTCTTGTTGCTCGCACACCACCCAGTGAGAAAAACTCTATACCAGCTTACTCATTGGTGAAGTATATTGACATACTGTGAAATACACTATCTTTCACGAATAAACTATCATCTGTATGACCATAAAGGTTTCTATGTTGCAGAGTGGATTAAGCTGAAGCTATCAGGACAGCAGTGTGAGTCCCTGGAGTTGGACAAAGAAGACAGAAGGCGTATTGAAGAGATCAAGAGAGAGCTGCTGTTAAAAAACCCCATAAAGGTAAACTTCACAAAGCAATCAGTCATAATTATAAAAGCTTGTAGAAAATTGAACAgtaacacatttatattttaaacttgtttttttgtgattttgatgTCTACCGCCAATCTATGGATAGTCCAGGTGTCATGCCTAAGGTAACTGGTGTGTTGCAGGCATGGTGTGTTAACAGGTGCATGCTAGACTTAAGGAGATATGGAATTTTGACTTTTTCCAGTGAATCAGTCTGCagtgaaaaaagcttttatatGGATCTTTGTTGTGGATGAAATAATTCACAggataacataaaataaagtcTCTTGCCTGGtctcacattttgtttttttgcgtCACCTTTCAGAGTCACGGGAGCACAGATACAGAGAGCAGTTCAGCATCCAGTGTCAGAGTGCCAAGGCGGCAGGATCTGCCTCAGCAAACAGACACATTCTCTTCCCTCTGTGATGTTAACAACCAGCCATCCCAGCCGCTGCAGGGCCTTAGTACAGATCTCTCCAACTCCAGCGTGCAGCTTCAAAACCCTCTTCGCCCAGATCTAGAGACTCAAGTACGTGAGATCGCTGCCAGAGAAGGGGTAACCCTCCCTAGGACAAACCCTCTGGCCCTCACATCTATCACCATCGCCACCCGCAGGCGCTCCAcgtccccctctccctctccctctatGTCGACTGCGCCTCCCATCAGTCCAGGATCAGAGCCACTCCACCTGACTGAGCTCTCCACAGGAGCAGTGCAACGCCCTAAAACTAACAGGCAGCTACCCCCTACCATGGATGAAGAAAATAAGACAACCAGGGAGCCAGCCTTAGTGTTTGAGCCAAGCAGTAGTCTCTACACCAGAAACCAAAACCTCACATCTCAGTCAGCACCAGGGAATCAGAAGAGGCAAGATGCTGTAGGAGGCCAGTTTAAAGAACCTCCCCCACCATCTCAGGGTTTAGTTAGGGTGGGTGTAACTACtcaagatgaaaacacacaGTCTTTCAGGCGAGATGACGAGTTATCTGTCCAGGACAGCTCTGTTTCTGGTGTTGGTCATGAAGCTGAACAGGCCACAGGTTCGTCCACCTCTGAATCTCCAGCTGGGACCGGTCACGTCTCACATGTCCATCTCACTCTGTCCCACAAAGCCACTGATCACAGGTTGGCCACTGTTGTCCACTCCAATCATGCTGATGCCACCACTGGGCTGCCACATAAAGAATTTGTTCCCCTCCGgcattcttcttctgctgccaGCAGTCCGGACGAAGGAGTCGGTTTGTCCAGTCCACCAGAGTGGTATGACACCACAGAACCAATAAGACAGCGGAGACCTGAAAGAGCCGACACCTCCACCCTGTTCCATACCGCTGTGCATCAAAGGATGACCTCCCCATCCCCACAATCCTATACACCGTGTGAAAGAGGTGTAGTTTCACCAAGACCCTTAACCACTGAAACAGCAGGTAGGCCTGTTCTCAATTGTACGTATGGAATATAATTATAACAGTATATAATAAAGACTACTCGTGTTGTTTTTAGTTCTGTAAAAGTAGAGGTTTATAGTTTTATAATACAGTTTAACTTCATTGTACTTTTTATCAAACTATTAATGAGGGCATTCTGTTCCAGAGAGTGGATGAGAACATacagtttatttgtgttttataacTTTTGCTTCCAGGAGATGGTGAGATTAGTATGGCAGTGagaaaaacaattaaagctTATGGTGTGACAGCAAAAACAGGTATTTGCTGTTCCACCGTGAAACACCTTTTTGACTCAGGCTACATACTTTGATGCTGCATTCTTGGTAAAATTAGATCATAAGAAATTAATGTCCACATTAATTCTACATGATCCGTGGTAGATAAAGATAATTGTATGTTCCTTCTCACCTTTTCTCTTACAGCAGTGCCCGTTCTGTTGCCTTATAAACCCCGTGGCAGTGAGGAGCTCTTCTACATCCCTCAAACAGAAGCTGACTTCTCCTCTACCAACCCTTCTGACACCACCATGGAGAGCTCCCACACAGGTACATCTGTctcaaatataattttataataacttagatcagaggttttcaaagtgggaggcgggccaaactgtttcaggggatgctcagtgaatggaagagcacatagaatagcctaaatgtgtgtgatttagtTAAAGAGAGTTTAGACATACAGTAGTTTGGGAGTCAGAAACTAAAACAtgcttaggacagacctttttcaTGTATTTGGTGTAGTATGAAATTATCTCAAACAGCAATTTTAGGCTATCATGGctcaattgttgagtgtctatgggattaaataacataatcatgatcccatatgAGCAAGTAAAGGGGGTGCTTTTTTTCAAGCTTTGTCTTGTTTTCAGATCAtggtaaaacattaaaatgtgggTCTCACAGGTAAAAAAACCCCATGAGATTAATGTAGACTCATACCGGTAGGAGTTTAGTGTGGGGCGGCTGGGACAGGACAGTAAATAACATATTTCTCATATTTGGTAAGGTGCATTGAAGAAATCTGTAATACTGTTGATTGTTAAATGGTAAAAATTTGTGGGTAAAAAAATCTACACATAAGAAAAAGGAAGAACCAATGGAGACAAATTGATCTTGAAAAAGACATAttcaaaaatatcaaataataaaaaagttagTCAAATTAAAAAGACAATTGCGTTGTCAGTTGAATCTGCGATGAATGAGGAGGCTCTGCTCTCATTTCCCCTGTGCCTGTGTGAGCAGCTGGTCTATTGTAACATAAGCCAGGCAGTACATTAATTATACATGTTCGGGGGCTGagtgagacaaagagagagctggagccccagcagagagacggagagagagggGGCTGCGTCTTCGAATATATCTACTGTTCATTACTGGCTGAAAATGAAGGATTTTGGTCACTTCCAGCAGTATGGTTCATCTGTTGTCTCAAATCATTATAAAGTAACGAGCAACTTTTGAATTCTGGCTAGGATCAGATGACGCTGTGCCCCCACGCTTCAGCAATGAGGTCCTCGGGCAACGAGACCCGGGGTTGGACCGTGGAGTCAccatcaaacacacagagggcATCTACAGCAAAAGGTTGAAAACATCCACCTTTAAAATGCACCAGCCTGGACACAGAGGTGAGCTGAACATGCACATGATCTGTGTGCACACTCACTGTAGTTACTTCCTCACTTTCTTTGTTGTGACATCAAATGTTGAGAAAATAAAGTCTTTCTGgttaaatttgaaaaaatgtCAGTCTGGTTAAATTAAATCAGTATAATAGGAACTTGTGCTTATTAATGCAGAAAAAATTACTTTGGGAAGATGTGAGAAATAAAGCAGGAGAAGATTGTTTTGTGTGAGCTCTCAAGGCTGTAACTGTGTGACATAAAGAAATATTTGagaatttcattttcaaattaggattgtgtgtgtgtatgtaaatgtgtctGTGAAGTGACTTAATGTTCTGTGTTGTTTGCATGGtttttctgtatgtttgtgtacacGAGgcaatgaataataaatatattgtttagAAAAAGTCTGTCCTTTCCAAATTCGCCTATTGTCTCTCTCTAATTTAATAGGTGCCTCTTTATCAGCAGATGAAACCTCACAAACAAACGTGACTCGAGCTCCAAAGCCATCTTCTCATGTATCAGTTGATTTTACCAGAGTGCCTTTATCGAGCAACCAAGACGCCTCCAAGAGAGACCAGGGGACCAGTGCAGTGCAGTTCCTCAATTATCAACCAAAGTCAAGCTGTGAGACATTTCAGCTAGTAAATTTGGACATGGACCACAACAAGGTGAGCTATCACCTGGACCAAAACTGTGTCCCTCAGACAAGAGGGGACGCTGACTTGCCTCACCCTGCTGcccagcagagcagcagcactcTGGACCAGCTGTGGCAGAAGTTCTGTGATCAGTGGAGGCTAGAGGAGTCCCGACCGACCACTGACAGAGAGGCATCACTGCTGGAGCGACTAGAGCGCCTGTCCCGTCTTATTCAAAGCACAAGGGCTGCTAACATGTCCGAGCTACAAGAGGAGGCACACTTTCATCCAGAAGAAAAGCCAGGAAGGAGGGGAGAAGATgttacagagaaagaaagaaagaggcaaATTGGAGAGGCGAACAGGAGTTTAGGTGGTGAGGTCAGAGAAATGGAGTGGAAAGTCAGAGGAAGGAGAACAGTTGAAGGTAAACCTCCTATCCCTCATCAGGCCTGGACACAGAGGCTTCAGGTAGATGAAACTTCTCAACCTGAAGACGAGGACAGCCGTGACTCCTTCACCTCCAGCTTCACGCACGACTCCGAGAGTCAACACCTCTGTCCTGCAGACAGAGACGAGTCAGAAACCTTGTCCGCCATGTCCAGCTCTATGTCCACTGTGGACACGGCACGGCTGATCCGAGCCTTCGGAGCTCACAGAGTCCAGCACCTGAAGACGGGCTCCAGCCTCAGTAAACTGTACAGCACCATCAATAAGCAGAAAGAAGGAAGggaacagaggagaggaagacacaAAGCCCCGCCTCACATCATCACACTGTCAGAGACCACCGGCACTGATGATTCCACAGTAAGTAAAGTGATTGATACCCTCATTCTCATTCTGAACTAAAGCTACTATTACTGATGTATAAGGACATCATATATATGTACCAGTGCAATAAACAAAGCTCTTTCTGGCGTTCACCACCCTTCAAAGCTTGAGGacttgagaaaaataaaagtaggcttTATAGTAAATTGTAGCATTGGACAGCACCAGAACTCAGTACACTCTTCATGCATCAgcactatttaaaaaaacattttaatttaccaaaatgtctttattgAAAAGATCAGTCAAAAATATGGTCCTTTTTGACCAGTAAGATATCTTAGATCCAAAATGTGCCAGTTTTGAGCCATTACATTTCACAAAAGAGGAACTTGAAGATCTTTCAACAGTCTATGAATTGCATGTCTGACTggaatgaattaataaatccACAAAAACCTATGTTGGAAATCTAGGTTGCAGAGGTGTACCCAAAAGGTCCTTTTCGCAccagacattttaatttatataatagGAGAAGTGGGTCTGTTATATTCAGATGTCTCATTAAACAGTGACAGTTTGATGGTGAGCCAGCATGAACAATAcaaggaccctgaaactgaagcaactACATGGAATTCCgacctttattcatttattatttacacctgtgctttttctaCTGTGTCAAACTG includes:
- the alms1 gene encoding uncharacterized protein alms1 isoform X2, with translation MEPQERVVASPQVPADEDMTQSVGQTSVNQLGAQGHSRASLDQRRPRLETDSWEIQQPWGHSLQPEFQDSNLSPSLPLLPLHSGVEHIFPEYSLFHQSDSEFAPLRAYPDISMASERFYFPPQDRTTPVSEGGSLSQHPLAQATIFLEEGVNSCCSLSQHSLSPGEEGKRKETVPSPLNANTDRQGVPSRDGINSREKDLGTLSDPPDKPVGEAAEDETFFLSKDIPAQHLLERLQKDIGMPSSSSSSSAVSSASEISVKNAASFAEESKRTEVCKPGIDQRMVRREGPPGEDSLPQQQTQQPDRDLYPDKSRTLSSEVCNITMGSRSTKPDDRSEVLHRELLSEVERSTSCEAESKNQQRKSPTLPVQSLTPYPTETSEGKPSVNRANLVPWTGPFSAGVIRGHREQDLWSSGNQTGIDGSYLGFLPQSQSTPGVFKAPPKSSVKAKLGQLSAIESNKENSYQSNIGVSPQPTVPAADVHSSDTANQCQEEAASAKVQSLPSLNYMQKVDAWRANQSSSKTSLFDSLALQGFTGISPKKKAYDAVSDSLNRILSQQARSLQQPPVSSAAVQNVSQSSSTVPSSSRRGEAVGSAPCDKDNTGSASRPSASPFGRSQSHSSLITVVMSAQKDQHTERHAEKEKSQTQNNGHHQPSATVQSSPLVSLGQFSDVSLDRDFTLSSSQDSYNSGIKLGTSIGASSVVSLEVDNYVPYWTSKQSTPPPLPRPRELNIEERIPLYLHNLGIDQSPSTILTPFAPRGPIREPEFSPTDLCTIKGSIGTPTKSTQPSEGGSPHKGEFSRSSILSVDSSISIPFSLDSLGPAACIPERTRWASPLSDTEAIQSERKLAPSSQPDEDAYPSTLQINQQQRLSSLTSSKNTKQLGDRFDSGLLLATKARSGDRDMESPLQTIRNMEDSAEASFVSSKVLLEIRKLLSQAENVASAGSSLTFSADTAVPRILSDDDIFLSLRRKTSGIQDSSSSATGDPRTQSSLLWARSSSDSMLTSEKRRERSIDRESLTSSGQPNYPSMQALVTAPATGAHSRPQDSTVSKGAGSSLVLSQSARRTEPEGCSAAPPDNAVPPQPPVIKPSPALSTQQLTSTPTDIAGVTEEEKQTTQEGPIQSSSSSPILEDTDQGVLSDGSSDSSLAVRVAKLLQSESPATMVSSTPSITDQEESKAREWIKLKLSGQQCESLELDKEDRRRIEEIKRELLLKNPIKSHGSTDTESSSASSVRVPRRQDLPQQTDTFSSLCDVNNQPSQPLQGLSTDLSNSSVQLQNPLRPDLETQVREIAAREGVTLPRTNPLALTSITIATRRRSTSPSPSPSMSTAPPISPGSEPLHLTELSTGAVQRPKTNRQLPPTMDEENKTTREPALVFEPSSSLYTRNQNLTSQSAPGNQKRQDAVGGQFKEPPPPSQGLVRVGVTTQDENTQSFRRDDELSVQDSSVSGVGHEAEQATGSSTSESPAGTGHVSHVHLTLSHKATDHRLATVVHSNHADATTGLPHKEFVPLRHSSSAASSPDEGVGLSSPPEWYDTTEPIRQRRPERADTSTLFHTAVHQRMTSPSPQSYTPCERGVVSPRPLTTETAGDGEISMAVRKTIKAYGVTAKTAVPVLLPYKPRGSEELFYIPQTEADFSSTNPSDTTMESSHTDDAVPPRFSNEVLGQRDPGLDRGVTIKHTEGIYSKRLKTSTFKMHQPGHRGASLSADETSQTNVTRAPKPSSHVSVDFTRVPLSSNQDASKRDQGTSAVQFLNYQPKSSCETFQLVNLDMDHNKVSYHLDQNCVPQTRGDADLPHPAAQQSSSTLDQLWQKFCDQWRLEESRPTTDREASLLERLERLSRLIQSTRAANMSELQEEAHFHPEEKPGRRGEDVTEKERKRQIGEANRSLGGEVREMEWKVRGRRTVEGKPPIPHQAWTQRLQVDETSQPEDEDSRDSFTSSFTHDSESQHLCPADRDESETLSAMSSSMSTVDTARLIRAFGAHRVQHLKTGSSLSKLYSTINKQKEGREQRRGRHKAPPHIITLSETTGTDDSTVDADSASSTSTYTLPSHHGPTRTLAAKKAVKLVSKGIQAGDLELVSNGTRRHTRDVGTTFPSPGEARTSRQISSSSSSLERGRGGQRSPSKTQGLQKQRRSKKSPSKTQTEGVSWFISADDLRSEARKENRPEEEESSWRPNTAWFEPYSRINPWREPLIQRQVHEDRNKQTSFVPHAEPDLDSRSKTKSSGLARISLQEALEMRRPEFISHSRQRVRRLALQVEERKLQEILSRERDELFSQPGGPERLPRPAGTALLRRAVPRKEMIQRSKQIYDNLPEVQRRKEEERRKAEYRSYRLNAQLYNKRITSRVLGRLTAWQ